In one Eulemur rufifrons isolate Redbay chromosome 14, OSU_ERuf_1, whole genome shotgun sequence genomic region, the following are encoded:
- the ECI1 gene encoding enoyl-CoA delta isomerase 1, mitochondrial isoform X1, translating into MALAVGMRVRARALLRAGAQFRGPVLGRPEPVAGGGDGTRRFANLRVLVEPDPAAGVAVMKLKNPPVNSLSLEFLTEFLISLEKLENDKAFRGMVITSDCPGVFSAGLDLTELCGRNPAHYAEYWKAVQELWLRLFLSNMVLVAAINGVCPAGGCLMALTCDVRVLADNPKFVIGLNETQLGIVAPFWFKDNLVNTIGHRASEHALQLGLLFPPAEALQVGIVDQVVPEDQVQSTALSVMARWMAIPDHARQLTKAMMRKATADRLIKQRDGDIQNFVSFISRDSIQKALQAYLEKLKQKKG; encoded by the exons ATGGCGCTGGCAGTGGGAATGCGCGTCCGTGCGCGCGCGCTGCTCCGTGCGG GGGCCCAGTTCCGGGGCCCGGTCCTCGGGCGGCCGGAGCCAGTAGCCGGCGGCGGGGACGGCACGCGGCGCTTCGCGAACCTCCGGGTGCTGGTGGAGCCGGACCCGGCCGCAG GGGTCGCTGTGATGAAACTGAAGAACCCTCCAGTGAACAGCCTCAGCCTGGAGTTCCTGACGGAGTTCCTCATCAGCCTGGAGAAGCTGGAGAATGACAAGGCCTTCCGCGGCATGGTCATCACTTCG GATTGCCCCGGTGTCTTCTCGGCTGGCCTGGACCTGACAGAGTTGTGCGGGCGGAACCCAGCCCACTACGCCGAGTACTGGAAGGCAGTGCAGGAGCTGTGGCTGCGGCTCTTCCTCTCCAACATGGTACTGGTGGCTGCCATCAAT GGTGTCTGCCCCGCTGGAGGCTGCCTGATGGCCCTCACCTGCGATGTCCGTGTCCTAGCCGACAACCCCAAGTTTGTCATAGGACTGAACGAGACCCAGCTGGGCATCGTCGCTCCCTTCTG GTTCAAAGACAACCTCGTGAACACCATCGGGCACCGAGCCTCGGAGCATGCCCTGCAGCTGGGGCTGCTCTTCCCGCCAGCCGAGGCCCTCCAGGTGGGCATAGTGGACCAGGTGGTACCTGAGGACCAGGTGCAGAGCACGGCACTCTCAGTGATGGCACGCTGGATGGCCATTCCAG ACCATGCTCGACAGCTGACCAAGGCCATGATGCGAAAGGCCACGGCAGACCGCCTGATCAAACAGCGTGATGGGGACATCCAGAATTTTGTCAGCTTTATCTCCAGAGACTCCATTCAGAAGGCCCTGCAGGCGTACTTAGAAAAGCTCAAACAAAAGAAAGGCTAG
- the ECI1 gene encoding enoyl-CoA delta isomerase 1, mitochondrial isoform X2, which yields MALAVGMRVRARALLRAGAQFRGPVLGRPEPVAGGGDGTRRFANLRVLVEPDPAAGVAVMKLKNPPVNSLSLEFLTEFLISLEKLENDKAFRGMVITSDCPGVFSAGLDLTELCGRNPAHYAEYWKAVQELWLRLFLSNMVLVAAINGVCPAGGCLMALTCDVRVLADNPKFKDNLVNTIGHRASEHALQLGLLFPPAEALQVGIVDQVVPEDQVQSTALSVMARWMAIPDHARQLTKAMMRKATADRLIKQRDGDIQNFVSFISRDSIQKALQAYLEKLKQKKG from the exons ATGGCGCTGGCAGTGGGAATGCGCGTCCGTGCGCGCGCGCTGCTCCGTGCGG GGGCCCAGTTCCGGGGCCCGGTCCTCGGGCGGCCGGAGCCAGTAGCCGGCGGCGGGGACGGCACGCGGCGCTTCGCGAACCTCCGGGTGCTGGTGGAGCCGGACCCGGCCGCAG GGGTCGCTGTGATGAAACTGAAGAACCCTCCAGTGAACAGCCTCAGCCTGGAGTTCCTGACGGAGTTCCTCATCAGCCTGGAGAAGCTGGAGAATGACAAGGCCTTCCGCGGCATGGTCATCACTTCG GATTGCCCCGGTGTCTTCTCGGCTGGCCTGGACCTGACAGAGTTGTGCGGGCGGAACCCAGCCCACTACGCCGAGTACTGGAAGGCAGTGCAGGAGCTGTGGCTGCGGCTCTTCCTCTCCAACATGGTACTGGTGGCTGCCATCAAT GGTGTCTGCCCCGCTGGAGGCTGCCTGATGGCCCTCACCTGCGATGTCCGTGTCCTAGCCGACAACCCCAA GTTCAAAGACAACCTCGTGAACACCATCGGGCACCGAGCCTCGGAGCATGCCCTGCAGCTGGGGCTGCTCTTCCCGCCAGCCGAGGCCCTCCAGGTGGGCATAGTGGACCAGGTGGTACCTGAGGACCAGGTGCAGAGCACGGCACTCTCAGTGATGGCACGCTGGATGGCCATTCCAG ACCATGCTCGACAGCTGACCAAGGCCATGATGCGAAAGGCCACGGCAGACCGCCTGATCAAACAGCGTGATGGGGACATCCAGAATTTTGTCAGCTTTATCTCCAGAGACTCCATTCAGAAGGCCCTGCAGGCGTACTTAGAAAAGCTCAAACAAAAGAAAGGCTAG
- the ECI1 gene encoding enoyl-CoA delta isomerase 1, mitochondrial isoform X3: protein MKLKNPPVNSLSLEFLTEFLISLEKLENDKAFRGMVITSDCPGVFSAGLDLTELCGRNPAHYAEYWKAVQELWLRLFLSNMVLVAAINGVCPAGGCLMALTCDVRVLADNPKFVIGLNETQLGIVAPFWFKDNLVNTIGHRASEHALQLGLLFPPAEALQVGIVDQVVPEDQVQSTALSVMARWMAIPDHARQLTKAMMRKATADRLIKQRDGDIQNFVSFISRDSIQKALQAYLEKLKQKKG from the exons ATGAAACTGAAGAACCCTCCAGTGAACAGCCTCAGCCTGGAGTTCCTGACGGAGTTCCTCATCAGCCTGGAGAAGCTGGAGAATGACAAGGCCTTCCGCGGCATGGTCATCACTTCG GATTGCCCCGGTGTCTTCTCGGCTGGCCTGGACCTGACAGAGTTGTGCGGGCGGAACCCAGCCCACTACGCCGAGTACTGGAAGGCAGTGCAGGAGCTGTGGCTGCGGCTCTTCCTCTCCAACATGGTACTGGTGGCTGCCATCAAT GGTGTCTGCCCCGCTGGAGGCTGCCTGATGGCCCTCACCTGCGATGTCCGTGTCCTAGCCGACAACCCCAAGTTTGTCATAGGACTGAACGAGACCCAGCTGGGCATCGTCGCTCCCTTCTG GTTCAAAGACAACCTCGTGAACACCATCGGGCACCGAGCCTCGGAGCATGCCCTGCAGCTGGGGCTGCTCTTCCCGCCAGCCGAGGCCCTCCAGGTGGGCATAGTGGACCAGGTGGTACCTGAGGACCAGGTGCAGAGCACGGCACTCTCAGTGATGGCACGCTGGATGGCCATTCCAG ACCATGCTCGACAGCTGACCAAGGCCATGATGCGAAAGGCCACGGCAGACCGCCTGATCAAACAGCGTGATGGGGACATCCAGAATTTTGTCAGCTTTATCTCCAGAGACTCCATTCAGAAGGCCCTGCAGGCGTACTTAGAAAAGCTCAAACAAAAGAAAGGCTAG
- the DNASE1L2 gene encoding LOW QUALITY PROTEIN: deoxyribonuclease-1-like 2 (The sequence of the model RefSeq protein was modified relative to this genomic sequence to represent the inferred CDS: deleted 2 bases in 1 codon): MGGTRVLLAALWALGAAGAAALRIGAFNIQSFGDNKVSDSACGSVIAQILAGYDVTLVQEVRDPDLSAVSALMEQINSVSEHEYSFVSSEPLGRDQYKEMYLFVYRKDTVSVVETYQYPDPEDAFSREPFVVKFSAPGSGEAGPAPPVPHPSRRPRPDTPPPPAAARELVLIPLHAAPRHAVAEIDALYDVYLDVIDKWGTDDMLFLGDFNADCNYVRAQDWAAIRLRSSEVFKWLIPDSADTTVGNSDCAYDRIVVCGAHLRRSLKPQSAVVRDFQEEFGLDQTQALAISDHFPVEVTLKSH, translated from the exons ATGGGCGGGACACGGGTCCTGCTGGCCGCGCTCTGGGCGCTGGGGGCCGCCGGGGCCGCCGCGCTGCGCATCGGAGCCTTCAACATTCAGAGCTTCGGCGACAACAAAGTGTCGGACTCGGCCTGCGGCAGCGTCATCGCACAG ATCCTGGCTGGCTATGATGTCACGCTGGTGCAGGAGGTGCGAGACCCAGACCTGAGTGCCGTATCCGCGCTCATGGAGCAGATCAACAG CGTGTCCGAGCACGAGTACAGCTTTGTGAGCAGCGAGCCCCTGGGTCGGGACCAGTACAAGGAAATGTACCTGTTCGTCTACAG GAAAGACACAGTGTCGGTCGTGGAGACGTACCAGTACCCGGACCCGGAGGACGCCTTCAGCCGTGAACCTTTCGTGGTCAAGTTCTCAGCCCCGGGCTCAGGTGaggccggccccgcccctcccgtt CCCCACCCCTCCCGTCGGCCCCGCCCTGacaccccgcccccgcccgcagCCGCCCGCGAGCTGGTGTTGATCCCGCTGCACGCGGCGCCGCGCCACGCCGTGGCGGAGATCGACGCGCTCTACGACGTGTACCTGGACGTGATCGACAAGTGGGGCACCGAC GACATGCTGTTCCTGGGCGATTTCAACGCCGACTGCAACTACGTGCGGGCGCAGGACTGGGCCGCCATCCGCCTGCGCAGCAGCGAGGTCTTCAAGTGGCTGATCCCCGACAGCGCTGACACCACGGTGGGCAACTCGGACTGCGCCTACGACCGCATCGTGGTGTGCGGCGCCCACTTGCGCAGGAGCCTGAAGCCCCAGTCCGCCGTGGTGCGCGACTTCCAGGAGGAATTCGGCCTGGACCAGACTCAG GCTCTCGCCATCAGTGACCACTTTCCTGTGGAGGTGACCCTCAAGTCCCACTGA